The Chlorocebus sabaeus isolate Y175 chromosome 20, mChlSab1.0.hap1, whole genome shotgun sequence genomic sequence CCTGAACTTTCACATTTCTGTGGAATGGGAGGGGTTACCCCCATTTTGCTGGTCTGTTCAAGGCCAAGTTTGAATGGAAGGCAGGGTCAACTCCCTAATCCGCATCTCCAGTTCCTCCTGAGGAACCGCAAGAGTGAGAGGACAAGTAGGGCAAGAGACCTGGAGATGGTCGAGGGGCTAAAGCAGTGGCAAAGGGAGAGGTGGAGGGATTGGAGAGGTGTGAGGACTGAAAACTCTCTTTTGGGATTCGTTTGGAGCCACCTGGAAGGCGGTGATTTCAGCCAGGACACGCGCTTTTGCGGACTGTAGGGGGTAGCTAAGTCAAGCCTCCCTGGGAGCCCCACGGAGGGTGGGAACGAGGTGGCGCCGCCCAGTCCCGGACGCGCGTCGAGCGCCCTCTGCCACCCCACGCCGCCCTGCCCAGGGCGAGGGCAGAGCGGGCCCGCCCAGGTGCGCCCGGGGGTTGGGCCGGAGCCCGGAAGGTGCGCCGCGCCGCCCCGAACCTGTCCCCTAGGCCTCCCCCCGCGTGAAAGTGAAAGTGTCGGACCCGAGGAGGTCAAGGATAGGGGGGCGGGGCCAGCGCGGAGCTGGGAGCGGGCGCCGGGCACTCGAGGGGCCATGGATGGGCTCGGCCGCCGCCTTCGAGCCAGCCTGAGACTGAAGCGCGGCCATGGGGGTTAGTGCCGGCCGGGGAGAGCGCGCGGGGACGGCGTGGGCACCGGGGAGCCGGCGGCTGGGGCCCGGGGGAGGGCGGCACGGGGCGTCGAGATCCGGGAGCAGTTGGAGGGGGACTCAGGAGGCTGCGCGGGGGCAGGTGAGCGGGAGGGAGCgcggggagaggggaagagggtcaggtgggggcgggggcgggacaCGACGGCGAGGCCAGGCCTGCGGGGGCGAGGGGGAGGCGGCGGGACACAGGAAACCGTTGTGGGGCCCCGGGGCCACGTGTCCTTCCATCCAGGAAGCTTGTGGTGCAACCGCAGTGTGCCTGAAAGCGCCCCGGTTGTGGTGCCCTCCCAGAGGCACTGCCTCAGCTCCCGGCGTGCCCGCCGCCCCATCCCATCTCGCCGCCCTGGGACTCCTCCGTGGCCTTTGCCCAGTTCCTCGGAGCCAgcggccctgcccctgccccgcAGATAGCCACCGGCCACAAACACAGGTCTCCTCGATGACGTTACCATCCCCACCCACCTGCGGCCAGGTGCCCTTCAGAGTGCGGCCTCCAGCGGAGCGGGGGTAGAACCTGCACAGCTGCTGCTTTCCAGCGTGTCGCCCAGACGGGgcaccccttccctttccctcagcGCCGCAACAGTGAAACGGACATAATTCCCCCATCcaggattatggggattaaatTAGAAGTCAACTGCTAATTTAAAGCAgcagcttcttttctttcttagcagAGCTCTGGGGTTGGAAGTAGAGCAGttagaaattcattcatttattcattccttcggCAAATATTTGTAAGACTTACCACTAGCCAGTCCTATGGCTGAGCAGCCATGACCCTTAGATACTTTGCCTAGAAGTCCTACCGTCTGAGGAGCAAAGAGTGGATTAGAAAGTGAGCAGGGGCCATTCCCAGACAGCCTGCCCTTTCCAACATTGGCACACCAAGGAGGCCAAGTGAGCCCCTCTCTTAGCCCAAGCCCCAGAGTTGGGAAGACCTTAGGGAGTGAAGTCAGTGCGCCCTTCTTTGAACTGCAGTGACCTCTATGAGTGTTCTGTTCTTCATCCTGTTGCCATTCCTCCTGCCACACCCTGCCCCCTTTGCAGTGTCCTCTCTAGACACAGATCTCCAATATCTGGCCATTCCAGCTGCACCATCAGGGAGAGGTCAGAAACCACAGTTTGGGGCAGAGGCCTAGGACCATGCAGTGGTGGGAGCAGAGGGCAGGATGAGGCTAACATTCTGTCTTCTCTGGAGAGCACTGGCCTGGTCTGTCCTGGTCTTCCCAGACCCTGAGACATCTGTGTGAATGGAAGGGGTCTGCCCCCTGCAGCCCAGAGGAGACATTCCAGTTGTTCCCACCTACCCCTGCCCCAACACCAGGCACTTCCTGATTGTGCCTGAAGGAGCTTCCTGATACTGAGAAACTGTAAGAACTGAGGCCTAATACTTTTTTGGCCAGGAGCGTGTGTCCTGTTCATCTTCCATACCATCCTCCACCTGCCTGGGGATTCTCCcccttcctctttgcctttctgGCCCCAGGACAGTTGCGTATtaggagggagtgtgtgtgtgtgtgtgtgtgtgtgtgtgtgtgtgtgtgtgtgtgtgtgtatcctggTGACAAGGAGTGATGTGGTGGTGGTCCTGGCTTGAGAGCACCTGAGCTGGAAGGGATGGGCCAACTTCCCAGATCAAGGTTCCAGAAGGTCCCCTCACCTATATTCTGGACAGATCTGGGACTTCAGTCAGGTGTCTGTGGGAGAGGCTTTCTGGTGGAGGAACAAGTGTAACCAGATTCCTGACTTCTCTAGAAAAGGCGACTCCCTCCTCAACTAAAACtcaggaaaataattcctttctaGGGCACTGGAGGTTAAATGAGATACCTTATATGAAACATGAGTTTGATGGAGGTTAGTTTTCTCTTATGCTTTTCTCTCCTGTGGATAACCCCTTTTGAAAGAGGGGAGAAAACAGTCTTTTGCTGCATTTCTTGGGCCTCATCCCAAAAGTCTAATTACTTTCTTTTGTCAATGATTTATTAATTTTGctattctcttggctttcctgatAAAGCAGATGAAAATGATCTGAAAATACAGCCCAAAGGCTTTAGGGAAAGGCATAATTTCGTTAGAATCTGGAAATGTCAGTGACAAGATTCTGTTTCTCAATGTCCTTTGAAAACCTCTGTGGGATATTTGATGTCAAATGCATCCAGAAGGCAGGAGCATGGATGTAGAGCTTTCCTAATCCCCATTCCCAACAAATCCTGCCAATTTTAATAGCCTTTGAATTACTTtatgcctcagtgtccccatctgtATCAGGAAGATGCTTGTTCCTTAGACAGGTGGTAAGGCTTGTGCAACAAGTCCGTGTAGCTTGCAAGTAAGGTGTGGTGCCAGCTCCAAGTGTTCTGGTTTGCTCTTCTCACCCACTACAGCATTTGAACATCTTTCTTTACTGTAAATGAGTTTGGCCATGAGTCCTGGCTTTTACTAGTCCCACAGAAGCCAGGTCTAGAGCTCTTAGAAGCAAAGCAGCTGTTTTCCCTATCCTGGCACCCCACTCTCTTCCAGAAGGCTGCTTATTCTTAGTAGGAGTGGCAAACACTGGCGCCAACCCCTTTTGCCCCCTGCTTTCCCTTTGAGACAGCTTCCTGGCAAAAGCTTTCTCTGCATTTACTCATTCAGGGGTTTCTGTGAGAATCCAAGGTGATTTTTTGCTATTCCTTCTCTCTTACCTAGCCTCCAGACACAGCAGTGGGCCAGCAGCTCTGCCTGTAGCTTGGGCAGTACGGCTGGCCTGGCCTGATCCAGAGGAAGGCTGAGCAGGTGTGGGGGTTGGGTGGAGATCACCACTGCCACAGAATCACCCTCAGGCTGCTGGTGCAGTCAGTCCCCTACCTTGAGCTGGGGACAGTCTCCTGAGCTAGTGCTTCCTATTTGAGAAGAGGGACTCTGCTGGAACCCTGGAACAAGTGCCAGTGACAGAACTCTCCAGCGGGTGAAATTCGCCATTGTAGCTATTTCCAAAATATCACGAACTCTGGGCTTAGAGATGGATTTTGCTTTTCACTGCACCATCAGGAAAGGAGGCTATTGGATATTGACTTCCAGAACTCTTTcttttgttgtaagaattaatCTATTTGGATAATTATTAGGCCAAGTCTATTTATCTCAATCAGGGGAGGACAGTGGCATCCCGGCTGCAGAGAGTGTTTGGGCATGTGCTCTAGGTTGGGAAGTCCTGGAAGTTATAGAATTCAGCAGGTGGCCCTGCTGGGGTTTTTGACTTCCATTGACCAAGTTGAGAAGTGAAAGGTCAGCAATCTAAGTGATGGAGATATAGGATCCCTATCCTGAGACCAGCCAGTTTCCACTGCCCACAGTCTGATGCTATCCACTGTTGTCCACTGTTCTAAGATTGTAAATAAACTCTCTGCACAATCTGCAGCCCAGATTCAAAACCCTTAGCCCAGAAGTAGCCAGAcctttctggcttctttcagccAGAGGTGTTTGCTCTTGACCTTTTCTCTCGCCACACCCTGAGGCCCTTGGGAGGAGCTGAGATCTGCACTGCAGTGCCAGGATGCTGACTCTGTTGGTGCTGGCTGCTGCTGCCTTCCTGGGCCCCGTCACATCCTTCTTGCTCAACTACTGGGTGCACAGGATGGaaacttctctcccttctctggaaGACAGTGCGTGGCTTGGCTTCACGGAGTTGTGGCTGGAGACTGAAGCAGCCCCTTTCTCAGGCTTTCTGTCACCAGTCTGTCTGTGTTAGGGGAGAGGGGAGTCCGCTGTGTCCTGAAGGCCCAGAGATGGAAGGACAAGTGGTAGGCCGGGTGTTCAGGCTCTTCCGACGTCGAGCAGGTCAGGACTGGACTGCCCACTTCCTTGTTTTTAGGGTGACCCTCTTAGGCGGGACTGTTTCTTCTTTGAAATACTCCTTCCTCCTCTTACTTTATATCTCGGCCTCCACATGGTTCCCCATGTGACTGGGCCAGGAGGTTTCCTCTGCTGGTTTTTAAGAACTGGTCATGCCCTCTGTGGGGCTAGTGTGGTCACAGTCACATGCCCTTTGTGCCTGTTCTTATTCACTTAGTATGAACTAAACTCTCAGGCCATATTGTTCCAGGATTGCCAGAAGCACCCGACAGGTTAGGCAGTGTCTGTGGTACCCTGGGGCCTTGGCCTCCAAGCGGCCTCTCCAGCACATTTCCGTGGCTTCTGCGtcagtgttttctttcctctgcttggttcCCCATGGTTTCAAGTCTATCAGGGCAGGTGTGGAAACTGCCCATTTGGCCCTGATCCTGAGTGACTGGTGGTGCTGGCCAGTATCCAGGTATCTCAGCATTGGCAAGGTGGCCTTGAGGTGTGTAGGTCACCCAGATTCTTACAGACTCCACTCCAGGAATGGATCAATGAGATTATACTAAATGGGCTCTGGTGTCTTGGTTTCAGGACCGCCCCAGGACAATTCGGGGGAAGCTTTAAAGGAACCAGAAAGGGCCCAGGAGCACTCTTTGCCCAACTTTGCTGGGGGGCAGCACTTCTTTGAATACCTTCTTGTggtttctctcaaaaaaaagcgTTCACAGGATGATTACGAGCCTATAATCACCTATCAATTTCCCAAGGTAAGGACTGAAGGAGGGGCAGGGCCAGTCAGAGGACTGGGGTGTTTGGAAGGTGGTAGGGGTGGGGGTTCTACCTCCTTCTCCCCACCCTACCAGGGCTTGAACCTGGAGCTGCCCTGAGCTCTGAGCTCGCTGCTCTCCATTTCCTTCTTAGCACAGCCCCAGTTCTCTGTTATCACCCACAGAATCTAGGTCTAACTTCTTTGTGAGGGACTGACCTAGGCTTCCTAGCAGGGAAACTAGGCTAGATATTTTGCCTTTTAGGGGACCTCATAGGTCTTCCAAATCCCATTTTCAGTCACCCTTTTCTGTAGAGAAGCTTACCTTCTGCCAGACCTCCTAGAATAAATCCCCTCTCTGGGATGTGTGGGAAGGAAAGAGTGGGGCAGCCATGTAACTGGTAGGCAGGCACAGTCCTCTGCCCAAGCCCAAGCATCAGACTCTTTCTTGTCTGATCCTGCACCAGGGGTGGGAATCCTCATTAACCCTTCTCATTAGGAGGTGTGCCAACTGAGCTGGCCGCTTCTCTTCTCTGATGTGGTGCCTCTCTGATGTTGTCCTCTCAGAGGCCTGGGTCATTTCAGGGCCTTTCCATATTCAACATGGCCCTGTCCGCTTTCTATGTAGATCCTCAATACTGAGGTCGAAGTCAAGCTTATGTCGAGTTGACTGAGGAGGGGCTGTTTCAGCTTTGGAGTTGTTCCAACCAGATCCAGAATGCAAACTGTGTAGATTGATGGGCAAAGGCATCTTTGCCCCTATGCTAGTGGAGAAGCTTATCCCTAGACTGCTTTAGAGCCTCAAAGGAAACCCACCAGCTCTGAAGCCctctcctcctacctctgcccCCAGCTTCACATCCacttgtcttttccttttccttatagCGGGAGAACCTGCTTCGGGGtcaacaggaggaggaggagcggcTACTCAAAGCTATCCCCTTGTTCTGCTTCCCAGATGGGAATGAGTGGGCATCACTCACCGAGTATCCCAGGTAATTGCTCAGCCTTGGGCAAGGGTATTGGTTTTGGAGAGAAGGAACACGTGTGAGTTCTGTGGCTCCTGTAGCCTCCCTCACTGTTGTCATTTGTTGATTTTCAGCCCAGGAGTGTAATTGATTCATTTGAGAACATCTGGCCTGGGGTCCCTCAAGGCCAAGGATATTAGCTATCAGTTTGATCAGGCACTTCTGTCCAAAGAGCTAGATTCTCCCACCTGTCTTAGAAGCAATAGTTGCTGCTTTTAATTCTGCTGCTGGCCCAAGCTGGACTTAGCAGAAAGCAGTTAGCCTCTAAGAAGGCGATGTAGCAAAGACCCTTCTAGCATGAGCCCTGGAATTCGACTGCTTGAGCTTTGACTTCACTATTTATGAGTTGAGTGACCTTGAATAAGAAGCACCCTCTGGCCTTAGTTCCTTAATCtttaaagtggggataataactGAACCTGCCTCAAAGAGTTGTTTTGACAATTAGATGAGATGATGTGTTTAGGGCTCGACACCAGTGAGCCCTTACTCCTATGATTAATCAGCAGTTCCGCTTTGCCCTCCTCTCCACCCTCTAATCCTGACCACTTTCCTGTTTTAGAATCCAGTGAGCAATGCAAATCAAGCCTTGTCTGCTCTTTCTTAGGGAGACCTTCTCCTTCGTTCTGACCAATGTGGATGGGAGCAGAAAGATTGGATACTGCAGGCGCCTTTTGGTCTGTGCAGCTCAGAACTGCCCCTTCCTTTCTGCAGTCTGCTCAGCTCCATGGCTGGGCTTGCTCAAGCCTTAGCTGTAAAAGTCCAGGCTTGTTGGCAGCACCAGTTGTAGAGAAAGCACAGCCCAGGACCTTCTGCCATGCTAGTGCTCCCTCTGCAGCCCCACAAGCACGAGGACCTGATGCCTCTTCTCCCCCTGCTGGTCAGGCTCTGGTCTGTGCTCTCCCCGGCTTTTGATAACTTTCCTCTTTGTGAGAGGCTCCAACTGACTCCTCTCCCTGCTGCTCTACCCAGGCCTGCTTACCTTGGACCCTGGAGCCTCCCAGAGCAGAGGCTGGGATTTGGACAGTTAGTTTCAAATCTCAAGTCTCAGAAGGATTCCCCAAGTCACCTTTACAGTGCTTTCCTCCTTAGCCATTTCTTCATCTCTAAGGCACACTTGCTTCCCCTCTTTGCTGACCCCAGATTGTGTTGGCACTGAAGGTGGCAGCACTTGCCCACCAACTCACCCAGTACCCTCAAGGATTTCTTCTTTTGACCCTGGTGACCACTCTGACCTCCCTGCTGCACCCACCATTCCCCATAAattccccctccccagccctcagcCTTGTGCTCCTTCATACCAATTGGGAGAAACCCCTGGGGAGGCTGCAGCACTGAAGAAGCCTCTCTGTCCCTCCCCAGCCTGCCGGCCCTGGCCCTCGCCTTCCCAAAGTGTACTGCATCATCAGCTGCATCGGCTGCTTCGGCTTGTTCTCCAAGGTAGGGATGGAACAGGATTCCTCAGGGCCTGTTTGTCCTGCCCATCTTCTAGGCTCTCTCTGGCTGCCAACCCTGCCTGTGCAACCTAAGCCCTTAGTGGAGCTCTTCTCCCATAGCCAGAATCAGCTTTAAAGTACacttgggaaaactgaggcaaaggGGCATGCACTTGGCTTAAGGGAAAAGTGGAAATTGAATCTAGGGGACTGGACTCCTTGCAGAGACAGCTACTGTTCCCGCTCTAGCCAGGTAAGAAAGTAGTTGAAGTAGGACAAGGGGAAGAAACTTCTGCCCCgagtttcaatttcctcatctgtcaaatggataTAATAATCTCACCTTCCTATCTCACTGGGTGGTGTGAGGTATAAATGAGGTGATATATGGGAAGACTCGTTATAAAAGGCAGAGCACTAAACAAATATGAAGGAGTTATAAGACCCATTCTGACTCCTTCAAGGGTAGAAGAATAGTTGAGGTCCCCAGGACTTCTGCTGGAGCTAATTTGAGTGCCAGTGCATCTGAGTCAGGATTTGAGCAGAATCCATGGGGGCCATGCCATCCATTGGTGACCAGAAAGGACTTAATTATGCTCTGACCCCAGCAGGACCttaggaggaggaagggaggaaactctgtcagtttttgcttggGTAAAGAATTCCTTTGTGCAGTGTTCCTAGGGATGGAGGCAGTCTCTGACCCCGGGAATCTATTGTGGGAGTTGGAGGACAGAGTGGTACCAAGAGGCTTAGGCTTCTAGCCTCCTGCTGCAACCAGCATGAGTGGACATGGTACCATCATGGGTGGTGAGTTTACTCTGGGATGACTTCCCAGGGAGGTGCTTTTATGTTGGTGTTAAGAGAGGGGAAGAATATGGATTGATAGAGAGATAATAAAAAGGAAGCAGGAAAAAAGCAGGTCTTACATGGGACATAAACTGCAGATTATTTAGCATGAGCCCAGCCTCTGCCAGAGAGGGAGAGACCAGTTCATGGAGGGCCCTAGAAGATACATGAGGACCAGCTGAACCAGTATGGGAACATTATGACGCTCTGGGGCATGTAGAGTCTCTGCCACCTGCCCGATAATGTCCCTTTGAGCCGTGCCTCCCGTGGTTCTTTTCTCTGCAGATCCTGGATGAAGTGGAGAAGAGACATCAGATCTCCATGGCTGTCATCTACCCGTTCATGCAGGGCCTCCGAGAGGCAGCCTTCCCTGCTCCTGGGAAGACTGTCACTCTCAAGAGCTTCATCCCCGACTCAGGCACTGAGGTGGGTTAGCAAAATGGGTGAGACCGTCCCTAGCTGGAGAGGGTAGGCATCTGTGGCAGCTCTTACCACTGTTCTTCCATTAACCAGGTTAAAGTACAGAAAAACTGAGCAAGATGGGGACTAGGACTTGGTTAGAATGAACAAAGCTGAAATCAAGCTCAAATTTTCTGATCCTTCTAACTTGATACCCACAAGCACCTAGTTACTGCTCAAGCCACCAAgacttttatttataataaataaaccaTGTAAGTTGAGGCTTCTGGTGCTATAAAGGGCTTTTCCCTCAGCCCCCAGACTGCCAGTTGCCCCCACGCCCAATCCACTCTCCTTTGTTTGTCCTGTCTCTACCTTACAGCCTCCATCTGTCCATTTCTTATCATCCATCCCCACCCCCGAGTCTCCACCCATGCATGGGGGAATGCTATTGTTTTAAGGCACCAAGCACACTGAGGCAGCAGGTACAACACCGTTCTGAGAATTCCAGTCCTGACCCCTGGAGCTCTGAATAGTCTCTGTGCCCCTTTAAACTTGGCTTCCCCACAGGAAAATAAGGGGAGAAGCTAGAAACTTTCACTTTCTAGAAAAATTAGTACTGAATGCTTGCTGTgtgccaaactatatcattttcTGGGAATACAGTGGTGACCAAAATGAATGTGGTCCCTGACCTTTTGGAGCTATAAGTCCACTGGGGAAGATAGATGTTAAATAAACACACCAGTGCATGTTGACTTGGAAATTATGTAACTgggatgaaaggaaaaaaataaaaacagggtgCTACATAAGAAGAAGATGGGAAAGTATCACGCGGCCAAGGTGGGGCCTCTGTGACCTGAAAGAAGGTAAGAATGAAGGGAGCAGAGCAGTGCAGGAGGAGGGCCCCCACAGTGAAGGCTGCAGGCAGAAAAGATAGAATTGCTCAAGGAACAGAAGCCCATGTGCTGAAGCGCAGTGAGAGAGGGGTGTGTGCTCAGGGAGGCGAGTGAGGGAGGATGCGGGACATTATGGGCCATACTCGAGATCACATCAATGCTGTCCTCCAGCCAATTAGCAGgggaaagagagacagggtcAGATTCACTCCTGGGGGAAGGAATAGAGGCTGGTAGAGGCCCAGCACTCCGGGGTCTGCACGATCTTGCAGTGTAGTaacaccttctctctctctggtttCCCCACAGTTCATTTCACTGACACGGCCCCTGGACTCCCACCTAGAACATGTGGATTTTAGTTCTCTATTGCACTGTCTCAGTTTTGAACAGATACTTCAGATCTTTGCCTCTGCTGTGCTGGAGAGAAAAATCATCTTCCTGGCGGAAGGTCTCAGGTGGGCCCAGCCCCTGAACTGCTCACCTGAACTGCCCAGCATCCCTGAGTTCAAGGGAACAGACTGGAGGTTATCCAAGGAAAATGGGCTGTAGGGCCCATGTGCCCACCCTCCTGTTTCTAGCTCCTTGTTCTTTAAACCAAGAGAAACAGCTGTTTTGAACCACCCCCACTGCCTCTTCCTCCACACAGGGCTGCTGCCTGGGCCTGAGGAATGCTCCTGACTTAGCTAAGGGAAGGACAGGAAGTATTCCTGGGACAGCTCAGGTGGGACCAGTTAGGGTGGATGTAGACATGATTCTGCCCTTGCAAGGCTGAGGGAGGGTGGAGAACAGGGCAGGAGGTAgatactcattcaacaaacatttattctgtGTCAACTGTTTGCCAGATGCCAAGCATTGGGAAATACAAACTTCCCTTCACCTGAAGGGGATGCAGAATTATATAGTGGTTGAAAGCACAGGGATTGAAATCAGCAGAATTAGGAGGTCTAAATCCAGTTCTTCTACCTTTAGCTATGAGGTCCCCCTTAAGTTAGTTTAACTTCtcgaaaatggaaataatgattgTGATTACCTCATAaggttgtggtgaggattaaatgaaataatgcacatTAGGTACCTAACACCCTGCCAAGCACATATTGGTGAATGCTAGCTGCTATTCTTAAGTTCACGGTTGAGTATATCCCTGTGTGTAGTGGAAGCAGGGTACTATTGTGCCATAGTCTCTACCTCTTAGGGGCTTCAGATCTGAGAAGGACATGGGGAGACGTAATAGAATGGAGAAtgaaaaaagtcataaaacagTAGGGGTGGGGTGGACCTTCTGTTCATATCTGGGGAGGCAGAGAACCAATGATTTTAGGTTGACAATCCTGCTTTTATcttttaaggaagaaaaggatGTTGGGGACTCAATAGAAGTCAAAGGGTCAGGTGAATGTCATGGGTTTCAGAGGAAAGGAAACTTGGGCAACCAGTGGGGTCTCTGTGTTGAAGATTCTGTAAAAATGGGTGATAACCAAAAAGGAACTAGTTGTAGGTAATCCTTGAAGGGAGTGGCATATTTTGCTTTGGAAATAGCTCTTTCACTCCCAGCCCTGAATGGAAACCAGAAGTTCCTGTGTGGCTAGAGCTGGGATTCTGCCTTTCCTCCTCAGATCAGTGTTTGGAAAGTGAAGGTTGGCAGGATTTACCTCTCAGACGTTTACTTTCTTCAGGGAAATCCTACCACTCCCCACTTCCTTCCCACACTGAGTTTTTCAGCTCCCTAAAGCTTAGCCAGGGAGGGGACTTCCAGTCAGCTAGCCTCTCAGAGACTCAATTTTGCTAATTCAGGAAGTGCTAGCTTGAAACCCAGAATTGAAACAAGGATTCCCGCATCTGTGCTTTTATTGGCCTTGACTTTGAGGCAATTTGGCTGGAGGAAAGAGCCACGAAAGCCAGGGGAGAAATGAGAAGACAGAGagtgggactgtgtgtgtgtggtggcgaGAGGAGTAGGGTCCAAGTTGTGACTTGGGCAGGAGTGACGAGAAATGCTTCACTGGAAAGTCTTGAGGAGCCACCTTTGTGGGACTTTCCGTGTAGGAATTGCTGGGCAAGGGTTCTTAGAACCTGGGAATTTCCCAAGCTACTCAGGCAGCAACCTGGTAATCTTTAATAACCTTGAGTGCCCAGAGGGGACTGTGTGGGGGCAAAGGCTGGGGGTGAGGTTGGATAGACATAGGGAGGTAAAAAGGCCTTGCCTCTCGGCTGAGCCTCCAGTGCTTACTTAGTTGTTTGTTTCTTAACTACACTGTGAATTCCTTAAAAGCAGGGTCAGTGTCTTGCTCTTCCTGGTATCCACATCTGTGATGTAGGC encodes the following:
- the DENND2D gene encoding DENN domain-containing protein 2D isoform X1 yields the protein MDGLGRRLRASLRLKRGHGGPPQDNSGEALKEPERAQEHSLPNFAGGQHFFEYLLVVSLKKKRSQDDYEPIITYQFPKRENLLRGQQEEEERLLKAIPLFCFPDGNEWASLTEYPRETFSFVLTNVDGSRKIGYCRRLLPAGPGPRLPKVYCIISCIGCFGLFSKILDEVEKRHQISMAVIYPFMQGLREAAFPAPGKTVTLKSFIPDSGTEFISLTRPLDSHLEHVDFSSLLHCLSFEQILQIFASAVLERKIIFLAEGLSTLSQCIHAAAALLYPFSWAHTYIPVVPESLLATVCCPTPFMVGVQMRFQQEVMDSPMEEVLLVNLCEGTFLMSVGDEKDILPPKLQDGILDSLGQGINELKTAEQINEHVSGPFVQFFVKTVGHYASYIKREANGQGHFQERSFCKALTSKTNRRFVKKFVKTQLFSLFIQEAEKSKNPPAGYFQQKILEYEEQKKQKKPREKTVK
- the DENND2D gene encoding DENN domain-containing protein 2D isoform X2 — its product is MEGQVVGRVFRLFRRRAGPPQDNSGEALKEPERAQEHSLPNFAGGQHFFEYLLVVSLKKKRSQDDYEPIITYQFPKRENLLRGQQEEEERLLKAIPLFCFPDGNEWASLTEYPRETFSFVLTNVDGSRKIGYCRRLLPAGPGPRLPKVYCIISCIGCFGLFSKILDEVEKRHQISMAVIYPFMQGLREAAFPAPGKTVTLKSFIPDSGTEFISLTRPLDSHLEHVDFSSLLHCLSFEQILQIFASAVLERKIIFLAEGLSTLSQCIHAAAALLYPFSWAHTYIPVVPESLLATVCCPTPFMVGVQMRFQQEVMDSPMEEVLLVNLCEGTFLMSVGDEKDILPPKLQDGILDSLGQGINELKTAEQINEHVSGPFVQFFVKTVGHYASYIKREANGQGHFQERSFCKALTSKTNRRFVKKFVKTQLFSLFIQEAEKSKNPPAGYFQQKILEYEEQKKQKKPREKTVK